The Chelatococcus sp. HY11 genome includes a window with the following:
- a CDS encoding TROVE domain-containing protein codes for MANKSVFATIVGKLIPQTDCVNHEGARAYALTPHQALAQLAATGTFNTTFYAEPREQLDEVLKLAWQVEPEFVAKTAVYAFERGFMKDMPALLLAALSMMPGPEFSRAFPRIVRNGKMVRNFVQVMRSGVTGRKSLGSRPKRLVQGWLEQADDIEIMRAAVGNDPSLADIIKMVHPKPSSASREALYGYLIGRPYDVLAVPDVVKAFEAFKRDPSLPVPPVPFQMLTAMPLSKAHWVEIADKAGWQMLRQNLNTFARHGVFEAEGFTERLAGRLADADEVRRARVFPYQLMVAFTMVETGVPVAIKDALQDAMEIALANVPEIEGNVVVCPDVSGSMRSPATGYRQGATSTVRCVDVATLVAAALLRANRTARVLPFEQDVVAIDLNPRDTVMTNAAKLAAIGGGGTNCSAPLQRLADEKAKVDLVVFVSDNQSWVDGVSHSHHGTATMQAWNRIKVRNPAAKLVCIDIQPNTTTQAKGRADILNVGGFSDQVFTLVAAMARSGQDRDHWVKTIDAIEL; via the coding sequence ATGGCAAACAAATCCGTGTTTGCGACGATCGTAGGAAAACTCATTCCGCAGACGGACTGTGTGAACCATGAGGGCGCCAGGGCTTATGCCCTGACGCCCCACCAGGCTCTCGCGCAGCTGGCGGCAACGGGCACGTTCAACACGACCTTCTACGCCGAGCCGCGCGAGCAACTCGACGAGGTTCTGAAGCTGGCCTGGCAGGTCGAGCCGGAATTCGTCGCCAAGACCGCCGTCTATGCCTTCGAGCGGGGGTTCATGAAGGACATGCCGGCGCTGCTTCTGGCAGCGCTATCGATGATGCCGGGACCGGAATTTTCACGGGCCTTCCCGCGTATCGTGAGGAACGGCAAGATGGTGCGCAACTTCGTGCAGGTCATGCGCTCCGGCGTGACCGGCCGCAAGTCGCTCGGAAGCCGGCCGAAGCGCCTGGTGCAGGGGTGGTTGGAGCAGGCTGACGACATCGAGATCATGCGCGCCGCCGTCGGCAATGATCCGTCGCTGGCTGACATCATCAAGATGGTTCACCCGAAGCCGTCATCGGCTTCGCGTGAGGCGCTTTATGGCTATCTCATCGGCAGGCCGTATGACGTGCTGGCGGTGCCGGACGTGGTCAAGGCCTTCGAGGCCTTCAAGCGCGATCCGTCCCTGCCGGTGCCGCCGGTGCCGTTCCAGATGCTCACCGCGATGCCGCTGTCCAAGGCGCATTGGGTGGAGATCGCGGACAAGGCCGGCTGGCAGATGCTGCGCCAGAACCTCAACACCTTCGCCCGCCATGGCGTGTTCGAAGCGGAGGGGTTCACGGAGCGGCTCGCCGGACGGCTCGCCGATGCGGACGAGGTCCGACGCGCCAGGGTCTTCCCCTACCAGCTCATGGTGGCCTTCACCATGGTGGAGACAGGCGTGCCGGTCGCGATCAAGGACGCGTTGCAGGATGCGATGGAAATCGCGCTGGCCAACGTGCCGGAGATCGAGGGCAATGTCGTGGTCTGCCCGGATGTGTCCGGCTCCATGCGCTCGCCCGCGACGGGTTATCGCCAGGGCGCGACCTCGACGGTGCGCTGCGTCGATGTCGCCACCCTCGTGGCCGCGGCGCTGCTGCGGGCCAACCGGACTGCGCGTGTGCTGCCGTTCGAGCAGGATGTGGTCGCCATCGACCTCAACCCGCGCGACACGGTGATGACAAACGCGGCAAAACTGGCGGCGATCGGCGGTGGCGGAACGAATTGCTCCGCGCCGCTCCAAAGGCTGGCGGACGAGAAGGCGAAGGTCGATCTCGTGGTGTTCGTGTCGGACAACCAATCGTGGGTAGACGGGGTGTCCCATAGCCACCACGGCACGGCGACCATGCAGGCGTGGAACAGGATCAAGGTCCGGAACCCGGCTGCAAAGCTCGTCTGCATCGATATCCAGCCTAACACGACGACCCAGGCGAAGGGCCGCGCGGACATCCTGAATGTCGGCGGCTTCTCGGATCAGGTTTTCACGCTGGTCGCCGCGATGGCGAGGAGCGGACAAGACAGGGATCATTGGGTGAAGACGATCGACGCCATAGAACTCTGA
- a CDS encoding RtcB family protein gives MTEILSGQDLIDAGMRQGKWFGKALAAGNAVLESGGSFATALEAARQFEPPPATPLRPTGTVPFHINIDAENELEQANVAAVTRSMTELMRTPVVRAGAVMPDACPAGPMGTIPVGGIAVSEAIHPGMHSADICCSMAISVYPGVAPQALLDTVQAVTHFGPGGRPRGQQFRPEPALMERFATNALLADITSAAIEHFGTQGDGNHFAFVGTIKSTGETALVTHHGSRSPGARLYGKGMKIANAVRLVTSPETHRDNAWIPADTEEGDRYWEALQTIRAWTKANHMLIHDAAAERLSAKVADRFWNEHNFVFRRSDGLFYHGKGATPAFSGWADDATDLTLIPLNMAEPVLIVRGKDAPHGLGFSPHGAGRNFSRSQHKRLQAGRTDAEIFAAETQGIDARFFSGVTDISELPSAYKNAASVRRQIEHYGLAEIVDEVIPYGCIMAGDWAANAPWRKKKQARAAA, from the coding sequence ATGACCGAGATTTTGAGTGGACAGGACCTGATCGACGCCGGCATGCGGCAGGGCAAGTGGTTCGGCAAGGCGCTCGCCGCCGGCAATGCCGTGCTGGAAAGCGGCGGCTCCTTTGCTACCGCCTTGGAAGCCGCGCGCCAGTTCGAGCCACCGCCCGCAACCCCTTTGCGCCCGACCGGCACGGTGCCGTTCCACATCAATATCGATGCGGAGAACGAACTCGAGCAGGCCAATGTCGCGGCGGTCACGCGGAGCATGACCGAGCTGATGCGCACGCCGGTCGTGCGCGCGGGCGCCGTCATGCCCGATGCCTGCCCGGCGGGGCCCATGGGGACGATCCCGGTCGGCGGCATCGCGGTGTCCGAGGCTATTCATCCCGGCATGCACTCGGCCGACATCTGCTGCTCCATGGCGATCTCCGTCTATCCCGGCGTCGCGCCGCAGGCTCTGCTCGACACGGTGCAGGCAGTGACGCATTTCGGGCCGGGTGGACGCCCGCGCGGCCAGCAGTTCCGGCCGGAGCCGGCGCTGATGGAGCGCTTCGCCACGAACGCGCTGCTCGCGGACATCACCAGCGCGGCGATCGAGCATTTCGGCACCCAGGGCGACGGCAACCATTTCGCCTTCGTCGGAACCATCAAGTCCACCGGCGAGACGGCGCTGGTGACGCATCACGGCTCGCGGTCGCCGGGCGCTCGCCTCTACGGCAAGGGCATGAAGATCGCCAATGCCGTGCGCCTGGTGACGTCGCCGGAAACCCATCGCGACAACGCCTGGATTCCAGCCGACACCGAGGAGGGCGACCGCTATTGGGAGGCGCTTCAGACCATCCGGGCCTGGACGAAGGCGAACCATATGCTGATCCACGACGCGGCCGCCGAACGGCTGTCCGCGAAGGTCGCCGATCGCTTCTGGAACGAGCATAACTTCGTCTTCCGGCGCTCGGACGGGCTGTTCTACCACGGCAAGGGCGCGACGCCGGCCTTCTCGGGCTGGGCCGACGACGCCACGGACCTGACGCTCATTCCGCTCAACATGGCGGAGCCGGTGCTGATCGTGCGTGGCAAGGATGCGCCGCATGGCCTTGGCTTCTCACCGCATGGGGCCGGCCGCAACTTCTCGCGCAGCCAGCACAAGCGCCTCCAGGCCGGGCGGACGGACGCGGAGATCTTCGCGGCGGAAACGCAGGGAATCGACGCGCGCTTCTTCTCGGGCGTGACCGATATCTCGGAGCTGCCGAGCGCCTACAAGAATGCCGCGTCGGTGCGCCGGCAGATCGAGCACTACGGCCTCGCCGAGATCGTCGACGAGGTCATCCCCTACGGCTGCATCATGGCCGGCGACTGGGCGGCCAACGCCCCATGGCGCAAGAAGAAGCAGGCCCGCGCTGCGGCGTGA
- a CDS encoding DUF2182 domain-containing protein: MMVAMMVPSLLPALGRYHQAAGLSGASWPGSLAMLAGVVYLGVWTLSGLFIFAIGSELAALAMRRPDLARAMPMLMGACLLTAGAFQFTRWKARLLACCRKGPCRIGQLANRFAAAGYGLRLGLVCCISCSGLVAVLLVLGVMDLRAMILVTLAITTERLAPAGLRMPEAIGAVTAGAGGILIAQAAGFV, encoded by the coding sequence ATGATGGTCGCGATGATGGTACCGTCGTTACTGCCCGCGCTGGGGCGCTACCACCAGGCGGCCGGCCTGTCCGGCGCGTCGTGGCCCGGTTCGCTGGCCATGCTCGCCGGTGTCGTCTATCTCGGCGTCTGGACGCTGTCGGGTCTGTTCATCTTTGCGATCGGCTCTGAACTCGCGGCCCTCGCGATGCGGCGTCCGGATCTCGCCCGCGCCATGCCGATGCTCATGGGGGCCTGCCTTCTGACGGCCGGCGCGTTCCAGTTCACGCGATGGAAGGCCCGTCTTCTGGCTTGCTGCCGAAAGGGGCCGTGTCGGATAGGACAATTGGCGAACAGGTTCGCAGCCGCCGGCTACGGGCTCCGGCTCGGTCTCGTCTGCTGCATCAGCTGCTCGGGTCTTGTCGCTGTTCTTCTGGTCCTCGGTGTGATGGACCTTCGCGCGATGATCCTCGTGACGCTCGCCATCACCACGGAGCGTCTCGCACCCGCTGGTCTGCGCATGCCGGAAGCGATCGGCGCCGTCACGGCCGGAGCAGGGGGCATCCTTATCGCGCAAGCCGCCGGTTTCGTCTGA
- a CDS encoding DUF899 domain-containing protein: MTQHSIGTREEWQAARLDLLAAEKEVTRLSDALAQRRQRLPWVRVDKTYRFETSEGDASLADLFRGRSQLLVYHFMFGTDYTAGCPSCSAIADGFNGFVPHLANHDVMLWAVSRAPFATLQAYKRRMGWTFPWASSLASDFNADFGVWFSEDQQREGGISYNYRPEKAFVWRPGQEGGGAGAEAHMAATCGTDTATYQRERPGMSAFVREDGVVYHSYSTYARGLDGLWGMYQWLDRAPKGRNETGVWFRRHDEYGQPASSMGASCCA, translated from the coding sequence ATGACGCAACATAGCATCGGAACGCGGGAAGAGTGGCAAGCGGCGCGGCTTGATCTGCTTGCCGCGGAGAAGGAGGTCACGCGGTTGAGCGACGCGCTGGCGCAGCGGCGCCAGCGTCTGCCGTGGGTGCGCGTTGACAAGACCTACCGCTTCGAGACGAGCGAAGGCGATGCATCGCTTGCCGACCTCTTCCGCGGACGCTCGCAACTTCTCGTCTATCATTTCATGTTCGGGACCGACTATACGGCGGGATGTCCGTCCTGTTCGGCGATCGCGGACGGCTTCAATGGTTTTGTCCCGCATCTCGCCAATCATGACGTGATGCTATGGGCCGTGTCCCGCGCTCCGTTCGCGACATTGCAGGCTTACAAGCGGCGCATGGGCTGGACTTTCCCCTGGGCATCGTCTCTCGCGAGTGACTTCAATGCCGATTTCGGTGTCTGGTTCTCCGAAGACCAGCAACGCGAGGGTGGCATCTCCTACAACTACCGGCCCGAGAAGGCATTCGTCTGGCGGCCCGGGCAAGAGGGCGGTGGAGCCGGCGCGGAGGCGCATATGGCGGCGACCTGCGGAACGGACACGGCCACGTACCAGCGCGAAAGGCCGGGCATGAGCGCCTTCGTGCGGGAGGATGGCGTTGTCTACCACAGCTACTCCACCTATGCGCGAGGGCTGGATGGCCTGTGGGGCATGTATCAGTGGCTCGATCGCGCGCCAAAGGGGCGCAACGAAACGGGCGTCTGGTTCCGTCGCCACGATGAATACGGGCAACCCGCGAGCAGCATGGGTGCGTCGTGTTGTGCCTGA
- a CDS encoding helix-turn-helix domain-containing protein, with protein MDSLITAAARALAAGDPFRALNYVALREDAPALALRGIAMAQLGDLSRARLLLRSATRSFSPREHVARARCVVAEADVALAARDLGWPTKALDAARKMLERHGDWVNAAHARHLKVRRLLLIGRLDEAEQALDGLDPAPLPPALRAVHELVIAGIAMRRLKTREARAALARAQAAAQHARIPALTAEVAGVALALDAPAARLIADERVHTLLLDDVERLLASDALVIDACRHVVRDQRAVVSLATRPVLFVLARALAEAWPGEVTRDRLVARAFRAKRADESHRARLRVEIGRLRAILRDAADIDATKQGFTLTPRRAGRVVVLARPVEERHAAVLALLADGEAWSSSALALALHASQRTVQRALDELAAEAKVQAFGQGRARRWLTPPMPGFTTTLLLPPSLPSG; from the coding sequence ATGGACTCGCTGATTACGGCCGCCGCGCGTGCCCTCGCCGCCGGGGATCCCTTCCGCGCGCTGAACTATGTCGCCTTGCGTGAGGACGCCCCCGCTCTTGCACTGCGGGGTATCGCGATGGCGCAGCTTGGCGATCTCTCCCGCGCGCGGCTTCTCCTGCGCAGCGCCACGCGCTCCTTCAGCCCGAGGGAGCACGTGGCCCGCGCGCGCTGCGTCGTTGCCGAGGCGGACGTTGCTCTCGCCGCGCGCGATCTCGGTTGGCCGACGAAGGCTCTCGATGCGGCCCGAAAGATGCTTGAACGGCATGGAGATTGGGTCAATGCAGCCCATGCGCGGCATCTCAAGGTCCGGCGCCTCCTCCTGATCGGGCGCCTCGACGAGGCGGAGCAGGCCCTCGACGGACTTGATCCCGCCCCGTTGCCACCGGCGCTACGCGCTGTGCATGAGTTGGTGATCGCCGGGATTGCCATGCGACGGTTGAAGACCCGCGAGGCTCGCGCCGCGCTGGCGCGAGCCCAAGCGGCGGCACAGCACGCCCGTATACCCGCATTGACTGCGGAGGTCGCCGGCGTGGCGCTCGCCCTGGACGCGCCGGCGGCCCGTCTGATCGCCGATGAGCGTGTGCATACCCTCCTCCTCGATGACGTCGAGCGGCTGCTGGCATCGGACGCGCTCGTCATCGACGCCTGTCGCCACGTCGTGCGGGATCAAAGGGCTGTCGTCTCACTCGCGACACGCCCGGTGCTGTTCGTCCTCGCGCGCGCCCTGGCGGAAGCCTGGCCGGGCGAGGTGACGCGCGACAGGCTCGTCGCGCGGGCCTTCCGGGCAAAGCGCGCCGACGAATCCCATCGGGCAAGGCTAAGGGTCGAGATCGGGCGGCTGCGCGCCATCCTCCGGGACGCGGCGGATATCGATGCGACAAAACAGGGCTTTACGCTGACGCCTCGGCGCGCGGGACGGGTCGTCGTTCTGGCAAGGCCGGTTGAAGAACGGCATGCAGCCGTTTTAGCCCTCCTCGCCGATGGGGAGGCATGGTCGAGCTCAGCATTGGCGCTGGCGCTCCACGCAAGCCAGCGCACCGTACAGCGCGCGCTAGACGAACTCGCCGCGGAGGCCAAGGTGCAGGCATTCGGGCAAGGGCGCGCGCGCCGTTGGCTCACCCCGCCCATGCCCGGATTCACGACAACCTTGTTACTCCCGCCCTCGCTGCCAAGCGGCTAG
- a CDS encoding PQQ-binding-like beta-propeller repeat protein — protein sequence MKQIAEILHEYGPFPGVDQVHGVTFDGRQVWFASGDKLNAIDPASGTTTGSIDVPAHAGTAFDGEHLFQIAADRIQKIDPRTGRVLATIPAPGGGSDSGLTWAEGTLWVGQCRERKIHQIDPETGAILRTLASNRFVTGVTWVDGELWHGTWEGDESELRRIDPATGTVLEQVDMPPGVGVSGLESDGADRFFCGGGPSGKVRAVRRPRQEAKADSGLDMSS from the coding sequence ATGAAACAGATAGCTGAAATCCTCCACGAATACGGGCCCTTTCCGGGCGTTGACCAGGTGCATGGCGTCACGTTCGACGGCCGGCAGGTCTGGTTTGCATCGGGCGACAAGCTCAATGCCATCGATCCCGCAAGCGGGACGACGACAGGCTCAATCGACGTTCCCGCACATGCGGGCACGGCTTTCGATGGTGAGCACCTTTTCCAGATCGCGGCTGATCGCATCCAGAAGATCGATCCGCGCACAGGCCGCGTGCTCGCCACGATCCCGGCGCCTGGGGGCGGCAGTGACTCGGGCCTTACATGGGCTGAAGGGACACTCTGGGTGGGGCAATGTCGAGAGCGCAAGATCCACCAGATCGATCCCGAAACGGGAGCCATTCTCCGCACCCTCGCCTCCAACCGTTTCGTCACTGGCGTGACCTGGGTGGACGGCGAACTCTGGCATGGCACATGGGAAGGCGATGAGAGCGAACTGCGGCGCATCGATCCCGCAACCGGGACCGTCCTGGAGCAGGTCGACATGCCGCCCGGTGTAGGCGTATCCGGGCTTGAGTCCGATGGCGCCGACCGCTTTTTCTGCGGCGGTGGTCCGAGCGGAAAAGTGAGGGCGGTCCGGCGCCCAAGGCAGGAGGCTAAGGCCGACAGCGGCCTGGACATGTCCAGCTGA
- a CDS encoding NUDIX domain-containing protein translates to MEEGETFEEAALRELEEETGLIRNAIGAEIGRRSYELQLVDGEIVWAEERFFALRIARTAISDSGWSAIEREVMAEHHWWSVDEIRTTSEIIFPEDLLDLLSGAAAPQGLSPRM, encoded by the coding sequence GTGGAGGAGGGCGAGACCTTCGAGGAAGCGGCGCTGCGTGAGCTCGAGGAGGAGACCGGGCTTATAAGGAACGCGATCGGCGCCGAGATCGGTCGCCGCAGTTACGAACTTCAGCTCGTGGACGGTGAGATCGTGTGGGCGGAGGAAAGGTTCTTCGCCCTCCGGATTGCGCGGACCGCAATCTCGGACAGCGGCTGGAGCGCCATCGAACGCGAGGTGATGGCAGAACATCACTGGTGGTCTGTCGACGAAATCCGGACGACGTCGGAGATCATTTTTCCGGAGGACCTTCTTGATCTCCTCAGTGGCGCGGCCGCGCCGCAAGGCCTCTCACCTCGCATGTGA
- a CDS encoding ATP-dependent Clp protease proteolytic subunit: protein MREAMQLVPMVIEQSSKGERSFDIFSRLLRERIIFLNGEVNDTVSALVCAQLLFLEAENPKKPINLYINSPGGVVTSGLAMYDTMRHVRAPVHTLCMGTARSMGSFLLMAGEPGHRAALPNASLLVHQPLGGFQGQASDILIHAEETRRTKHLMTRLYAEHCGRTYEEVERALDRDNFMTAEEAREWGLIDRVLHTRADEGSFSGLA, encoded by the coding sequence ATGCGCGAAGCGATGCAACTCGTGCCTATGGTCATAGAACAGTCGAGCAAGGGAGAACGGTCTTTTGATATCTTTTCTCGTCTTCTGCGCGAACGGATCATCTTCCTGAACGGCGAGGTGAACGATACCGTATCCGCGCTTGTCTGCGCACAACTGTTGTTTCTCGAAGCAGAAAACCCGAAGAAGCCCATAAACCTTTATATCAATTCTCCCGGCGGTGTGGTGACCAGCGGCCTTGCGATGTATGACACCATGCGCCACGTCCGTGCTCCGGTGCACACCCTGTGCATGGGGACCGCGCGCTCGATGGGATCGTTTCTGTTGATGGCAGGCGAGCCCGGTCACCGCGCCGCGCTGCCCAACGCGAGTCTGCTCGTTCATCAGCCGTTGGGCGGCTTCCAGGGACAGGCCTCCGATATTCTCATTCATGCCGAGGAGACGCGACGGACCAAGCATCTCATGACGCGCCTCTACGCGGAGCATTGCGGCCGTACCTACGAAGAGGTCGAGCGCGCGCTCGATCGCGACAACTTCATGACGGCGGAGGAGGCCCGGGAATGGGGCCTGATCGACCGGGTCCTTCATACGCGCGCGGACGAAGGCTCTTTCTCTGGCCTTGCATGA
- a CDS encoding metalloregulator ArsR/SmtB family transcription factor, whose translation MVENEIFRALSDPTRRAIFEKLAAGAMNATSLRAGLQISQPAMSQHLAVLRSAKLVREERQGRFVNYEVDPEGLALIAQWLAKYRVYWPARIEALKLLLKDMDQ comes from the coding sequence ATGGTCGAGAACGAGATATTCCGGGCCCTTTCGGATCCAACCCGCCGTGCGATCTTCGAGAAGCTGGCGGCAGGTGCAATGAACGCGACCTCTCTTCGCGCGGGTCTGCAGATTAGCCAGCCTGCGATGTCCCAGCATCTCGCGGTTCTGCGGAGTGCGAAACTGGTGCGGGAAGAACGGCAGGGGCGGTTTGTGAATTATGAGGTCGATCCTGAAGGTTTGGCTCTCATCGCGCAGTGGTTGGCAAAGTATCGCGTTTATTGGCCCGCTCGTATCGAGGCCCTGAAGTTATTGCTGAAGGATATGGACCAATGA
- a CDS encoding superoxide dismutase, with protein sequence MAFELPALPYSTNALAAAGMSQETLELHHGKHHQAYVTALNGFVEKNDDLKGKSLEEIIRFATGKAELAPVFNNAGQHWNHILFWQVLSPQGGKIPGTLEKKLVADFGSVDAFKEAFKTAATTQFGSGWAWLVLGDDGKLKVTKTANADNPLAAGQGRALLGLDVWEHSYYVDFRNRRPDYTTNFLDKLANYEFAEAELNKA encoded by the coding sequence ATGGCCTTCGAACTTCCAGCCCTCCCGTATTCCACCAATGCCCTCGCCGCCGCCGGCATGAGCCAGGAGACGCTTGAGCTCCACCACGGCAAGCACCATCAGGCCTATGTGACGGCGCTGAACGGCTTTGTGGAGAAGAACGACGACCTGAAGGGCAAGTCGCTGGAGGAGATCATCCGCTTCGCCACCGGCAAGGCGGAACTGGCGCCGGTCTTCAACAACGCGGGCCAGCACTGGAACCACATCCTCTTCTGGCAGGTCCTTTCGCCCCAGGGCGGCAAGATTCCTGGGACCCTTGAAAAGAAGCTCGTCGCCGACTTCGGGAGCGTCGACGCCTTCAAGGAGGCTTTCAAGACCGCCGCCACGACGCAGTTCGGCTCGGGCTGGGCATGGCTTGTCCTTGGCGATGACGGCAAGCTGAAGGTCACGAAGACCGCGAATGCCGACAATCCTCTCGCAGCCGGACAGGGCAGGGCACTGCTCGGCCTCGATGTGTGGGAGCACAGCTACTATGTCGATTTCCGCAACCGCCGCCCCGACTACACCACCAACTTCCTCGACAAGCTGGCTAATTATGAATTCGCGGAAGCCGAGCTGAACAAGGCCTGA
- the ybaK gene encoding Cys-tRNA(Pro) deacylase translates to MSKATRATMALEKAGVAFTVHSYDYDPGAERVGLQAAEAIGEVPERVLKTLMARVDGKPVCVIVPSDREVSMKKLAAAFGGKSAEMMKPADAERMTGYKVGGISPFGQMRRVPTAIEQQSLAHALVYINGGQRGLQVRLAPDDARATLDARVVPVIA, encoded by the coding sequence ATGTCCAAGGCAACGCGCGCGACGATGGCGCTTGAGAAGGCAGGCGTCGCCTTCACGGTCCATAGCTATGACTACGACCCCGGGGCTGAACGCGTGGGGCTCCAGGCGGCCGAGGCCATCGGCGAGGTGCCTGAGCGCGTGTTGAAGACGCTGATGGCCCGCGTGGACGGCAAGCCCGTTTGCGTGATCGTGCCGTCTGATCGGGAAGTCTCCATGAAAAAGCTCGCTGCGGCATTCGGCGGCAAGTCGGCGGAGATGATGAAGCCGGCCGATGCGGAGCGGATGACGGGCTACAAGGTCGGCGGAATCAGTCCCTTCGGACAGATGCGCAGGGTGCCGACCGCCATCGAACAGCAGTCGCTGGCGCATGCGCTTGTTTATATCAACGGCGGGCAGCGGGGCCTGCAGGTTCGCCTTGCGCCTGATGATGCGCGCGCGACGCTGGATGCGAGGGTCGTCCCGGTCATCGCCTAG
- a CDS encoding LysR family transcriptional regulator, with amino-acid sequence MGISMEQLEAFVTAADRGSFSAAGRVLRKAQSAVSTQVANLEEDLGLSLFSRVGRNPVLTPAGEQLLPEARLILDRREHLIGMAASFEAHVEKRLVVAIDELYPESALGELFADFASHFPHVELELLFPMMEDVSRLVLDGKADIGVMWRQEVLPTELGFHTIGWVPLALVCGKKHPLANAVVDWEDLKRHRQIMVTVRTEGTERHRLRVAAEVWWVESHWVILQILKQGIGWALVPVHILKNSPVTQNLATPALQFDEGMHPVALEAVWHKQRPAGPAARWLRDRIATTKIDAFTG; translated from the coding sequence ATGGGCATTTCGATGGAGCAGTTGGAGGCTTTTGTCACGGCTGCTGACAGGGGCTCGTTCTCGGCGGCCGGCCGGGTCCTGCGCAAGGCGCAATCGGCGGTCAGCACGCAGGTCGCTAACCTGGAGGAGGATCTCGGGCTCTCCCTGTTCAGCCGCGTCGGTCGTAACCCTGTCCTCACCCCGGCCGGGGAACAGCTCCTGCCCGAGGCGCGGCTTATCCTCGACCGCCGCGAGCATCTGATCGGCATGGCCGCCAGCTTCGAGGCGCATGTGGAAAAGCGCTTGGTCGTCGCGATCGACGAGCTCTATCCCGAATCCGCGTTGGGGGAGCTGTTCGCTGATTTCGCGAGCCATTTCCCGCATGTGGAGCTCGAACTGCTGTTTCCGATGATGGAGGATGTGAGCCGCCTGGTGCTGGATGGAAAAGCCGATATCGGCGTGATGTGGCGGCAGGAGGTGCTGCCCACGGAACTGGGCTTCCATACAATCGGCTGGGTGCCCCTAGCCCTCGTCTGCGGGAAAAAGCATCCACTCGCCAACGCCGTGGTCGACTGGGAGGATCTCAAGCGGCATCGCCAGATCATGGTGACTGTGCGCACAGAGGGAACCGAGCGGCACAGGTTGCGCGTCGCCGCCGAGGTCTGGTGGGTGGAGAGCCACTGGGTCATCCTCCAGATCCTGAAGCAGGGCATCGGCTGGGCGCTTGTGCCCGTTCACATCCTCAAGAACTCTCCCGTGACCCAGAACCTCGCGACGCCGGCCCTGCAGTTTGACGAGGGCATGCACCCCGTCGCGCTTGAAGCGGTTTGGCACAAACAGCGTCCCGCGGGGCCGGCGGCGCGGTGGTTGCGCGATCGCATCGCAACGACAAAGATCGACGCGTTTACCGGATAG
- a CDS encoding PACE efflux transporter, giving the protein MSMRTFPDRMRHALMFEVIGLAIFTPMAALVFNQPVAHMGVIGVISATVATTWNFLFNLGFDHALVRFRGHTGKTMMIRIAHAVLFEGGLVIMLIPMIAWYLGISLWAALMMDIAIVGFYLVYAFVFNIAYDRIFPVPVQKPGLSLASAR; this is encoded by the coding sequence ATGTCTATGCGTACATTCCCGGACCGGATGCGCCACGCGCTCATGTTCGAGGTTATCGGTCTTGCCATCTTCACGCCGATGGCCGCCCTCGTCTTCAACCAGCCGGTCGCCCATATGGGCGTCATCGGCGTGATCTCGGCGACGGTCGCCACGACCTGGAACTTCCTGTTCAACCTCGGTTTCGACCACGCCCTGGTCCGGTTCAGAGGCCATACCGGCAAGACGATGATGATCCGTATCGCGCACGCCGTCCTGTTCGAAGGTGGCCTGGTCATCATGCTGATCCCGATGATCGCGTGGTATCTCGGGATCAGCCTTTGGGCAGCCTTGATGATGGATATCGCGATTGTCGGATTCTATCTGGTCTACGCCTTCGTGTTCAACATCGCCTATGACCGGATATTCCCCGTGCCCGTTCAGAAGCCAGGGCTTAGCCTCGCCTCCGCGCGATGA